CTCGCGCAGCGTTTCGCCGCGGTCTGGACCCCCGACCAGCTCGAAGGGCATCGGCGTGCCAACGCCCATCTGCACCGCATCGCGCTCGAAGCCTTCGCGCTGGTTTCGGCACACCTCGGAGCCGACCGGTCGATCGACGAGTACCGGGTGCAACGCTTCATCCTCGAGGCTTTCGACCAGTGTGGGCTGCATACCGAGGCGGATCCGATCATCGGCGTCAACGAGCACAGCGCCGATCCGCATTTCGAGCCGACCCCCGAGACCGCGAGTCCGATCCGGCGCGGCGACTTCCTGCTCATCGATCTCTGGGCGAAGGAGAAGGCCGCGGGCAGCGTCTACGCCGACATCACCTGGTGCGGAGTCTGCGCCGAGGCCCCGACGGACCGCCAGGAGGAGATCTGGCGCATCGTGCGCGACGCGCGCGACGCCGGGATCGAGCTCGTCCAGGAGCGCTGGCCGTCGACTCCCGTCCACGGCTTCGAGGTGGACGACGCCACCCGCAACGTGATCCGCAAGGCCGGCTACGGCGACGCCTTCTTCCATCGCACCGGGCACTCGATCGGCATCAAGGACCACGGGCAGGGCGCCAACATGGACAACCTCGAGACCCACGACA
The sequence above is drawn from the Thermoanaerobaculia bacterium genome and encodes:
- a CDS encoding aminopeptidase P family protein, whose protein sequence is MLANRISAIQAALVEAELDGWFFAVFQANDPISLDLLGLADRSLVTRRCYYVVPSQGEPRKLVSTLEPAMLDHLPGTKALYTTWQQHRQQLELLVRDCGRLAAQYSPRNEIPSVSRLDAGTAELLTSFGCSLRSAADLAQRFAAVWTPDQLEGHRRANAHLHRIALEAFALVSAHLGADRSIDEYRVQRFILEAFDQCGLHTEADPIIGVNEHSADPHFEPTPETASPIRRGDFLLIDLWAKEKAAGSVYADITWCGVCAEAPTDRQEEIWRIVRDARDAGIELVQERWPSTPVHGFEVDDATRNVIRKAGYGDAFFHRTGHSIGIKDHGQGANMDNLETHDTRRLIAMTGFSIEPGIYLAGEFGVRSEVNIALTPTAAEVTGGAPQRELLRLLP